TAAATATAGCAGTTGTTAATAGTGTATATTATACAGATGGAAGCTCTACAACTATAAATTTAAAATTATATAAGGATAGTAAACCTGTTAAATCATTAAATGTAGAAAGCGGAAAAAAGGTAGAAATAAAAGATCTAGATAAAGGTGATTATAAATTCGAAGCCAAGTTAGATAAAGATGAAAAAACATATTCTGATACAATAAAAATTGATAAAGAAGTTACTATTGTAATAGAAAGCAAAGATGGAGTTCTTAAATTTGAAATAAAATAAAAAAGCGAGCATTATGCTCGCTTTTTATTTTTATCTGGTTATTGCAGTTATTAATTCAGCAAACTCAAAAGGTTTATTTAGAATTAAAACATTGAATTTTTCAAGCTTCTCTCTAACTTCATCTGATAAATATCCTGTGATTACTACAATTTTAACATCTGGATTATATCTTCTAATATATTCTACGAGTTTATCCCCTGTTTCTTCAGGCATCATATAATCTGTAATAACAATATCTATAATATCTTTAAATTTCTCATATAATTCAATTCCATTTTTTACACAATGGGCAGTATAAACTGTTGCTCCCATTTTTTCAAATTGTTTTTTTAAATTTTTTCTTATTCCAATTTCATCGTCTACAATTAATATATTTTTTCCTTTGAGATTTGTGGTTTCATATATTATATCCATTTCATTAAATATAATTTTATCGGTGGTTGTTGGTAGATAGATTGAAAAAATGCTTCCTTTATTTGGAGAAGAAGAAACTTCTATTTTTCCATTATGATCTGATATTATTTTGTTAACTATTGCAAGACCAAGTCCGGTGCCTTTTTTCCCTTTTGTAGTATAAAATGGATCAAATATTTTTTTAATATTTTCTTCTGGAATTCCTGTGCCATTATCTATTATCTGTAGCTTTATGAAATTATTATTTTCTATTATTTCTGTTGATATATTTATTATAATTTCAGGTTTTTCAACATTTTTTACAGCGTCACGAGCATTTGTAATTAGATTTAGTAATACCTGAGTTAGCTGATTTTGATCACCGAATATTTTAACATTATTATCTATGTTATTGTTTATGGATAATTTTATATTTAATGGAATTCCTTTTCTCAGTAGCTTATATGTATTATTTATAAATTCATTGAAATTAAATGTTTCAAAGTTAACATCTCCTTTTTTTGAAAAAACAAGCATTTGCTTTATTATATTACTTGCCCTTTTTATTGATTCTTCAATATTTTCCAATGATTCATTTATTTCTTCGGGATCATCTGTATATTTCATAAGTTCTACTTCTGTTTTTAAAACGGTGAGTATATTATTGAAATCATGAGCAAATCCACCGGCCATTAAACCCATTGTTTCCATTTTCTGGCTTTGCATAAGTTCAAACTGTGTTTCTTTGAGTTGTTTAAGTGTTGTATTTACATTGTTCATAAGAGCTATAAATGCATTATTTATAAGATGATTTTCATTAAAATGAGTCTCTTTTTGCAGAATAATATCTCCTGGATTCCAATTTCTTCCCCATTGGGTAATTTGCTTCATTTCATGAATAAAACTTCTTTCAAGTGTATGGATTATTATAAAGATTATTATTAGCATTAATAAAATTATTAGAAAAGATAGTTTTAAATAGAAAAGGCTATTTGAAAATTTTTCAAATGGAGTTATAAAATAAATATTACCGCTAAAAAAATCGAGTTTTTTTGAAGAGATTACGGCGTTTGCACCAAAAAATTGTTTAAGCTCTTCTTTGTTGTTTATTATTCTAATTTCATACGGAGAATTATTTAAGAAAACAACATTTTTATTCATTGTGAATATAATGTATGTTTTTTCAGGAACGAATTTTAATATTTCTGATTTTATAAATTCATTATCAAAGATAAAGATATAATACAGATTATTATCGTATTTTACAATTGCTGAGATTTCCGGAGAAGAGGATAAAGGTGAAAATACAAAAGGCAAAACCCTGTATTCACCAACAACCATATTTTGACATGTGTTTTTATAATATTTTACTGAAAAATCTTTTTTTAGATGTTCTGAACCTTGTTTTAGAATATTTTTTATTTTATAATGTTCATCAAAAGAATAAGCCCCTTTTATATATTCGAGGTGAAATAATTTTATATTAATATAATCAGGTGTTGTGTATAGATCAACTTTTATTACATTCATCCATTGATCTATTAAGGTTTTTACGTTGTACTCTGTTAAATCCATTAATTTTTCCTGTTTTTCAAGCTCATTTTCTTTTAATGCTGACGTGGTTGTTTTTATTATAATAATGGAGATAATTGCGAATATTATAAATGTGAAGATGATAATATAATTAAAGTATTCAATGAAATTTCTTTTTTTATTAAGCATAGTTATCACCGCTTAATTTAATTGATTATTTCTACCCATTTATTTCCATCATAAATTCCAAAATACATATTTTTAGAGCTTTCGCCATATTTGTCGAATTTTACATTACCAAAAATAGTTTTAAATTCATGTTCTGTAATAAATTTTTCCATTTTTTCTGGTGTATTATTTCCTGATTTGTAAGATTCCCAGAAAATTTGCATAATTTCATAACCTAAAAATGCATGTAAAGAAGGTTCTTCTTTTAAATCATTTATAAAATAATCATAGAAATCCTTTAATTTTCCTGTGTATTCATATGGATAATGTGAAGGGACAATAACGTTTTTCAGATAATCTCCAGCAGCTATTTCAAGCCCTTTGCTTCGTACCCATGGAGTGGTTATAATATTTACATTTGAATTTGTTAATTTTAATTCCTGAATAACCATTCCAACTTCTCCAATTAAACCGGCAATAATATATACATTATTCTGGTTTTTATATGCATTTGTAATAAGGTCAATATATCCATCTGTTTTAAAATTAACCTTCAAATGTTCAATATGTCCCTTAAAATAAGTTTTAAAATATTCATATGCTGCCTCAGTGTATACAGGGTTTGAGGAATCTACTATGACAAAGATATCTTTTATGTTTTTCTTATTAAGAAAATTAGCTATTTCTTTTTGTTCTTTTTCTGTATCGGGAATTGTTCTAATAATTCTGTCGTCTATTCCCTTAAATTTAGGAGAAGTAGCAGAGATAACAAGACCTAAAATGTTGTCAGTTTTTAGTTTTTTATATACTCTATTTAATGAGCTTGAAGTGGTGCCAAAAATTATAAATCTGACACCTTCTTTTTTTAAACGATTATACTCTTTTTCTATCTTTTCCTGATCCCAGCTATCATCAGCAGGAATAACGGTTATATTGCTTTCAAGGTTGTTTTCCCTGATATAAAGATTAATAGCTTCAATTAAGGATTTTCCTGAGGGCATTGCTCTGCCAGATAAGGCTGTAATTACACCAACCTTAACAGGATTTTTTGAACATGAAATTATTAAAAATACAGAAATTAATAGAATAATAAAGATAAAGATAAATATTTTTTTCATAAAATCCCCCCTAAAATTTAATAAATTAGTCGGTGAATTTTTCTCGTAACTGTTTAAAGAGATGTTGGATATTTTCAAAAGCTTCAACTATTTCTGGATCAAATTGTGTTCCTTTTCCAGCCAATATTTCATTAACTGCAAATTCATGACTTTGAGCATCTTTATAAACTCTTTTTGAAGTTATGGCATCATATGTGTCACATAACGATACAATTCGTGCGGAAAGCGGTATTTGCTCTTCTTTTAATCCTTCAGGATAGCCTTTTCCATCCCAGCGCTCATGGTGATGAAGAACCACTTCATGGATGGTTTTAAAGTATTCAAATGACATTGTTTCTTCAGAGATTTCGCTTAACATTCGTGCGCCATAGACAGTATGCATTTTCATTATTTCAAATTCATTTGCTGATAGAGGCCCGGGTTTTGATAAGATCTGTTCAGGAATAAGTAGTTTTCCAATATCGTGTAAAGGTGCTGCATGATGTAATTCATAGAGAAATGAGATATCAGGTTCTTTGCCTATAAGATGAAAGTATTCTTTTGCAAGTAATACCGCAAATTTTTGAACTCTTTCTATATGTTTTCCAGTTTCAAAGGATTTAAATTCCGTCATTTTAGATAGCATTAAAATAAATGAATCTTTTATTTCCAGTGCATGATGTCTTTCTGCTGCTTTAAGGCGTGCCTTTAATTCATGAATTTCAAATGGTTTTGTCATATAGTCATCAGCACCTAATTCCAAAGCCTTAACAATACTATCTTTATCTTCAATACCACTTAGAACTATTATGTATGGTTTTCGTTCAATAAAGGTATTTGATATTTTTTCTAAAACTTCAAATCCATCAATTCCAGGCATTTTTAAATCTAAAATTATAAAATTCACGTGTATTTTCTTTTCCATTAATTGTACAGGCTCAGAAGGTAAGATCATATTTATTACTTCCTGACCATCCTGAGCTTCATAGATTTCATATCCCCATTTTTTTAAAAGTCGTTTAAGACTATATCTCACAGAGTCTTCATCATCAGCTACAAGTATTTTTAAGTTTGCCATATCTTCACCTCTTTTCTGTGGTTTACATATTTGTTAATACATTATTATTATATCATAAAAAAGGCCCGGATTTTTAAATCCAGGCCTTTTTTATGATATATGTATTATTTAAATAATTCTGCTTTTCCTGCTGAACCAAGAACTTCCATTCTATCTGAAATAACCTTAATTGTATATTCTTTGGCAAGTTTGAAGTATTTTCTTGGATCAAATTCTTTTGGGTTGTTGTTTAAGAATTCTCTTAAACCAGCAACAAAAGCAATTCTTAAATCTGTATCTGTATTTACTTTATTAATTCCACATTTTACAGCTTCTCTTAAGATATCTGCTGGAACTCCTTTGGCTCCACCAAAGTCTGCACCGTGCTTTTCGGCAATTTCAACAAATTCTGGAACTACTGATGAAGCGCCATGAAGTACCAAAGGTATTTTTGTATATTCTTTTACCTTTTTAATTCTGTCATAATCGATTTTTGCTTCTCCTTTAAATTTAAATGCTCCGTGTGAAGTACCTACTGCTGGTGCTAAGAAATCAACACCTGTTTCTTCAACGAATATTTTTGCTTCTTCAGGATTTACAAGAACATTTTCAGCTGCTACAGCTTCATCTTCAACACCGGCTAATTGACCAAGTTCAGCTTCAACTGAAACACCTGCAGCATGTGCAATTCTTACAATTTCTTTTGTTCTTTTCATGTTTTCTTCAAATGGATGTTCTGAAGCGTCGATCATTACTGATGAGTATCCAGCTTTTATTGCTGTTACTATATATTCGAAATCTTTACCATGATCAAGATGTAAAGCTACAGGAATATCAACTTCATCTGCAAATGTTTTAACCATTTTAACAAATAATTCGGCACCTTTTCTGAAATCGCCATTTCCTGCATATTTCATAGCACCCTGACTTGTTTCAATAATAACAGGTGAATTCATTTTTACTCCAGCTTCAATTATATAGTGTAAGAACTCAAGGTTGTTAATATTTAATGCTGGAACACCATAACCGTTTTTATCTGCATTTTCAAGTATAACTTTAGTATCTACGTAAGGCATACTTTTCCCTCCCATTTTTCAATGATTTTTCAACATATTATACCATAATTCTGTTACATCTCGTTTATCCGTTAGAATTGAATTTTCTTCGTGAAATTTCTTCGTTTACCTTCATATATCCATTTTTAATGGCGATTTTACCTTTATTTGTTGTTTTTAAAAGTTTTTTAATTTTTTCCATTTCAGGCTTTATATGATTTATTCTTTCTTTATCTTTTTCAATAATAGACAGAGCTTTTTCTTTTATTTTTTCATTATCTGCAAATGGTAACATCTTTTCAAGTATTTTTTTTCTTTGTTCTAAGATTTTAGGCATTGTTTCATAATCTTCATTTTTAATCATTCTATCTATTAACGACTCTATCTTTTCCAGTTCGTCAATTAACAGTTTTATTTCTTCTAAGTTTTCGTTATTTTTCATATTAATGCCTCCCAAGGAGATTGTATTCTTCTTTCTTTTTTTGTAGATATTTTTTAATTCCTTCTATTTCTTCAACGCTCATACCATATTTCCACCAATATGGCAATATGGAATTGTTAAGCAGTAATGGATCAGTATTTATATCAATCCAGCCTTTTTCAACAAGTTCCATATATTGTGGTGTGTTGGGTATAGGTGTAAATTCATTTACAGAAGGTATTATATTATTTTCCAGACAAAAATCTATAGCTTTTTTTACATCGTCTACCTTTTGTTCTGGTAAATTGGCCATTATATAGGCAGAAACATCTGTAAGCCCTTCATTTAATAGATAATTTGCTGCATTTTTTAAATCTTCATTGGAAACCTTTCCACCTGTTTTTTTCTGTAATTCTTCATCTGAAGTTTCATAACCGAGTTTAATTATTTTAAAATTAGCTTTAGCAAATAATCGAGCTATTTTTGGGGTTACAAGTTTAGCATGAATGCCATTTGGCAAATGATATCTAACATTGAATCTGGATAATTCATTTAGTAATTCTTCTTTTTGTGGATGTAACAAGAATGCGTCATCAAAGAAAACTACATCTTTAACAGGTTTTTCTGATAAGATTGTTTCTAAACCGGAAATTATTTTCTTTACGCTACGTGTTTGATATTTCCACATTCTTGGCGTTACACAATATGTACATCTAAATGGACAGCCTATTGATGAAGTTATAACCACGTGTGGCAATTGGGAATTATATAATTCATAAGCTGGATCAATCTCTTCAAACCAATTGAAATTATCTATTTGAAGATTATAATATTTCAGCATTTTGTTAATTGCAAATGTTCCTGTTCCATTTATTATATGTACATTTAATTCTTCAAAAATCTTTTTGGCATGTGCTGGCATTATGTTAACGTATATTCCTCCGAGAAATATAGGTTTTTCCGGAAATATTTTTCTTATTTCTTTTATTGTTTCGTATACTCCATAATACCAATATGTCATTACAGAGGTAACTATTATTCCATCTATATCTGAATAATTTTCCAGTCTTTTTTTTAACTCTTCTTTTGGAAGACCATAACGCTTGAATCTTCTTGGTATATCCTTTAATACAGGTGGGTTTTCAACCTTTTCATAATGAAATTTTCCTGTGCCGTAATATCTATCTTTTATTTTGTCGTTTTTTACAAAGTAATTATCATATCTGTTCATTAAGTCCAATAAACTTACCTGAAATCCTTCTTTTTTTAATATTCCACCTACATATAACAACCCTAATGGTTTTAACCAGAAATCATATGCTGCTGTATCGTATATCCAGGGGTTTATTAGCAAAAAATGCTTCATTTATTATCACCTTTTAATAGGTCATAGTATACATTTAATCCTTTTAAGGTTAAATACTGATCATATATTTCAAATTCCTTTATTACCCCTTTTAAACTCCTACCAATTCCACCAGTAAGTACAACTTTAAAATCTGTATTATATTCTTTTTTTATTTCTGAGATTAATTTTTGTATACCATATACTACCGTTTTTATTATACCTATTTGAATGTTGTCAATAGTATTTTTTCCAACAGTATAGTCAAGGAATTTAAATTCTACCTGTGGTAATTTTGCAGTTTTTGAGAATAATGCCATCATCTGGGTGTTTATTCCTGGTATAATGGCGCCACCTATAAAATCGCCATTATATACTACATCTATTGTTATGGCAGTTCCAAAGTCTATGGAGATAGCGTTATTTCCGTAATATTTTTTTAGAGCCAATGCATTTACTATTCTATCAGCACCAACTTCACGAGGATAATCAACCCTTAATTCCATTCCTTTTAATTGAGCAGCATTTACAAATATTGCTTCTACATTAAAATATTTGCTTGCATACTTTTCAAGTATATAATTTACAGAAGGCACAACAGAAGAAATTATAACTGTGTCTATTTCATTTTCAGAAATGCCTTCTCTTGATAAAAGTGAGTATAAATGCGAATATAATTCATCTTCTGTTTCAAATGATTTTGTTCCAATTCGCCAGGTTTTTAAAAAGTCATTTTCAAATAATCCTATTACCATATGAGTGTTTCCTACATCAAATAATAGTCTCATTTTTTACCTCCATATTTCTGTTGCAGCTTTTCTCAATCTGTTCATTATGGATATTCCCAAT
This is a stretch of genomic DNA from Marinitoga piezophila KA3. It encodes these proteins:
- a CDS encoding hybrid sensor histidine kinase/response regulator produces the protein MLNKKRNFIEYFNYIIIFTFIIFAIISIIIIKTTTSALKENELEKQEKLMDLTEYNVKTLIDQWMNVIKVDLYTTPDYINIKLFHLEYIKGAYSFDEHYKIKNILKQGSEHLKKDFSVKYYKNTCQNMVVGEYRVLPFVFSPLSSSPEISAIVKYDNNLYYIFIFDNEFIKSEILKFVPEKTYIIFTMNKNVVFLNNSPYEIRIINNKEELKQFFGANAVISSKKLDFFSGNIYFITPFEKFSNSLFYLKLSFLIILLMLIIIFIIIHTLERSFIHEMKQITQWGRNWNPGDIILQKETHFNENHLINNAFIALMNNVNTTLKQLKETQFELMQSQKMETMGLMAGGFAHDFNNILTVLKTEVELMKYTDDPEEINESLENIEESIKRASNIIKQMLVFSKKGDVNFETFNFNEFINNTYKLLRKGIPLNIKLSINNNIDNNVKIFGDQNQLTQVLLNLITNARDAVKNVEKPEIIINISTEIIENNNFIKLQIIDNGTGIPEENIKKIFDPFYTTKGKKGTGLGLAIVNKIISDHNGKIEVSSSPNKGSIFSIYLPTTTDKIIFNEMDIIYETTNLKGKNILIVDDEIGIRKNLKKQFEKMGATVYTAHCVKNGIELYEKFKDIIDIVITDYMMPEETGDKLVEYIRRYNPDVKIVVITGYLSDEVREKLEKFNVLILNKPFEFAELITAITR
- a CDS encoding ABC transporter substrate-binding protein, giving the protein MKKIFIFIFIILLISVFLIISCSKNPVKVGVITALSGRAMPSGKSLIEAINLYIRENNLESNITVIPADDSWDQEKIEKEYNRLKKEGVRFIIFGTTSSSLNRVYKKLKTDNILGLVISATSPKFKGIDDRIIRTIPDTEKEQKEIANFLNKKNIKDIFVIVDSSNPVYTEAAYEYFKTYFKGHIEHLKVNFKTDGYIDLITNAYKNQNNVYIIAGLIGEVGMVIQELKLTNSNVNIITTPWVRSKGLEIAAGDYLKNVIVPSHYPYEYTGKLKDFYDYFINDLKEEPSLHAFLGYEIMQIFWESYKSGNNTPEKMEKFITEHEFKTIFGNVKFDKYGESSKNMYFGIYDGNKWVEIIN
- a CDS encoding HD domain-containing phosphohydrolase — its product is MANLKILVADDEDSVRYSLKRLLKKWGYEIYEAQDGQEVINMILPSEPVQLMEKKIHVNFIILDLKMPGIDGFEVLEKISNTFIERKPYIIVLSGIEDKDSIVKALELGADDYMTKPFEIHELKARLKAAERHHALEIKDSFILMLSKMTEFKSFETGKHIERVQKFAVLLAKEYFHLIGKEPDISFLYELHHAAPLHDIGKLLIPEQILSKPGPLSANEFEIMKMHTVYGARMLSEISEETMSFEYFKTIHEVVLHHHERWDGKGYPEGLKEEQIPLSARIVSLCDTYDAITSKRVYKDAQSHEFAVNEILAGKGTQFDPEIVEAFENIQHLFKQLREKFTD
- the fba gene encoding class II fructose-1,6-bisphosphate aldolase yields the protein MPYVDTKVILENADKNGYGVPALNINNLEFLHYIIEAGVKMNSPVIIETSQGAMKYAGNGDFRKGAELFVKMVKTFADEVDIPVALHLDHGKDFEYIVTAIKAGYSSVMIDASEHPFEENMKRTKEIVRIAHAAGVSVEAELGQLAGVEDEAVAAENVLVNPEEAKIFVEETGVDFLAPAVGTSHGAFKFKGEAKIDYDRIKKVKEYTKIPLVLHGASSVVPEFVEIAEKHGADFGGAKGVPADILREAVKCGINKVNTDTDLRIAFVAGLREFLNNNPKEFDPRKYFKLAKEYTIKVISDRMEVLGSAGKAELFK
- a CDS encoding signal transduction histidine kinase translates to MKNNENLEEIKLLIDELEKIESLIDRMIKNEDYETMPKILEQRKKILEKMLPFADNEKIKEKALSIIEKDKERINHIKPEMEKIKKLLKTTNKGKIAIKNGYMKVNEEISRRKFNSNG
- a CDS encoding B12-binding domain-containing radical SAM protein, whose protein sequence is MKHFLLINPWIYDTAAYDFWLKPLGLLYVGGILKKEGFQVSLLDLMNRYDNYFVKNDKIKDRYYGTGKFHYEKVENPPVLKDIPRRFKRYGLPKEELKKRLENYSDIDGIIVTSVMTYWYYGVYETIKEIRKIFPEKPIFLGGIYVNIMPAHAKKIFEELNVHIINGTGTFAINKMLKYYNLQIDNFNWFEEIDPAYELYNSQLPHVVITSSIGCPFRCTYCVTPRMWKYQTRSVKKIISGLETILSEKPVKDVVFFDDAFLLHPQKEELLNELSRFNVRYHLPNGIHAKLVTPKIARLFAKANFKIIKLGYETSDEELQKKTGGKVSNEDLKNAANYLLNEGLTDVSAYIMANLPEQKVDDVKKAIDFCLENNIIPSVNEFTPIPNTPQYMELVEKGWIDINTDPLLLNNSILPYWWKYGMSVEEIEGIKKYLQKKKEEYNLLGRH
- a CDS encoding type III pantothenate kinase is translated as MRLLFDVGNTHMVIGLFENDFLKTWRIGTKSFETEDELYSHLYSLLSREGISENEIDTVIISSVVPSVNYILEKYASKYFNVEAIFVNAAQLKGMELRVDYPREVGADRIVNALALKKYYGNNAISIDFGTAITIDVVYNGDFIGGAIIPGINTQMMALFSKTAKLPQVEFKFLDYTVGKNTIDNIQIGIIKTVVYGIQKLISEIKKEYNTDFKVVLTGGIGRSLKGVIKEFEIYDQYLTLKGLNVYYDLLKGDNK